From Rudanella lutea DSM 19387, a single genomic window includes:
- a CDS encoding capsule assembly Wzi family protein, whose translation MQLRLLVIICLLGTSVFAQAPKPLLYRQELKGLASTAGELPFWFRANQYGVVPRAEMLYSLRSAWQIDYRKPPKTRGDSLWARLQKIDWGWGLEAVANYGPTTRQVLLPEAYVKARYGAFEAYAGRRREVFGLGPDSALSSGSYSWSGNALPMIKVQIAIPQFWPANGRLAIRGTFAQGWFDNGFVQNSLLHQKSVYVRWGRPGAVLKLYGGFNHQAQWAGRTKRLTNEFIKGDQFPSSWQDYWYTIAGTSLNTVRGIDTTRYSTFDRGNRVGNHLGTIDLGAEVRLGPVSVMLYRQSIYEDGSLFYLINIDDGLHGLRLQNRKPSTGGFRLNTLVLEFLNTYSQGGNAFVDGDPKRRGRDDYFNHGQYRDGWSYRGRSLGTPFIAPATDLDPELPSYLFTNNNRVRVYHAGLSGQVADAVRFSFKASYSQNAGTYQVPFLGEPTQQSGIATVSVRLRPAGVWLNTAIAADRGGLYGRNTGFSVSLVKSGEL comes from the coding sequence ATGCAATTACGTTTACTCGTCATCATTTGCCTGTTGGGCACGTCGGTATTTGCGCAGGCCCCCAAGCCGTTGCTGTACCGGCAGGAGTTGAAAGGGTTGGCATCTACCGCAGGTGAGCTGCCGTTCTGGTTTCGGGCCAACCAATACGGTGTGGTGCCCCGGGCCGAAATGCTTTACAGCCTGCGGTCGGCCTGGCAGATCGACTACCGGAAACCGCCTAAAACGCGTGGAGATAGCCTTTGGGCCAGGCTGCAAAAAATAGACTGGGGCTGGGGCCTCGAAGCCGTAGCCAACTACGGCCCCACCACCCGGCAGGTGCTTTTGCCCGAAGCCTACGTGAAAGCCCGCTACGGGGCATTTGAAGCCTATGCCGGTCGACGCCGGGAGGTGTTTGGCCTGGGCCCCGATTCGGCCCTGAGTTCGGGTTCGTACAGCTGGTCGGGTAATGCCCTGCCTATGATCAAGGTGCAAATAGCTATCCCGCAGTTTTGGCCCGCCAACGGCCGGTTGGCTATTCGGGGTACCTTTGCGCAGGGCTGGTTCGACAACGGCTTTGTCCAAAACTCCCTGCTGCATCAGAAATCGGTATACGTTCGGTGGGGGCGCCCCGGTGCGGTGCTGAAACTGTACGGTGGTTTCAACCATCAGGCGCAGTGGGCCGGGCGTACCAAACGCCTGACCAACGAGTTTATCAAAGGAGATCAGTTTCCGTCGTCGTGGCAGGATTACTGGTACACCATAGCCGGTACGAGCCTCAATACGGTGCGGGGAATCGACACGACGCGCTACAGCACCTTTGACCGGGGCAACCGCGTGGGCAATCACCTGGGTACGATTGATCTGGGGGCCGAGGTCCGGCTCGGGCCGGTGTCGGTGATGCTCTATCGGCAGAGTATTTACGAAGATGGCTCCCTGTTTTACCTGATCAATATCGACGATGGGTTGCACGGACTGCGGCTACAAAACCGGAAACCCAGTACCGGTGGCTTCCGGCTGAATACGTTGGTGCTGGAGTTTCTGAACACCTACAGTCAGGGCGGCAATGCCTTTGTCGATGGCGACCCGAAACGCCGGGGCCGCGACGATTATTTCAACCACGGGCAGTATCGCGATGGCTGGTCGTACCGGGGCCGCTCGCTTGGCACCCCGTTTATTGCCCCCGCTACCGACCTCGACCCTGAGTTGCCTTCGTACCTGTTTACCAACAACAACCGGGTGCGGGTGTACCATGCCGGGCTGTCGGGGCAAGTGGCCGACGCCGTTCGGTTTTCGTTCAAAGCATCGTACAGCCAGAATGCCGGTACGTATCAGGTGCCTTTTCTGGGTGAGCCCACGCAGCAGTCGGGGATTGCCACGGTGAGTGTCCGGCTCCGACCGGCGGGCGTTTGGCTCAACACGGCCATTGCCGCAGACCGGGGCGGCTTGTACGGCCGCAACACGGGTTTTTCGGTTAGTTTGGTAAAGTCGGGCGAGTTATAG
- a CDS encoding Lrp/AsnC family transcriptional regulator, producing MLDKIDRQIIALLQQNAHLTNAEIGQQINLSKTPVHERIKRLEREGYIDRYVALVSRRKLGNLLTVYCQVSLDKQNRDTFAHFNEIVRTLPEVLECNLVSGSFDYLVKVIVRDMDHYNRFYQEEFSVIAGVQHISSFFVMDEVKNTTAVPVALT from the coding sequence ATGCTCGACAAAATAGACCGGCAGATTATCGCCCTGCTTCAGCAAAATGCCCACCTGACCAATGCCGAAATTGGGCAGCAGATCAACCTCTCCAAGACGCCCGTACACGAGCGCATCAAGCGGCTCGAACGCGAAGGCTACATCGACCGGTACGTGGCCCTTGTGAGCCGACGCAAACTCGGCAATCTGCTCACGGTGTACTGTCAGGTATCGCTCGACAAGCAAAACCGTGACACTTTCGCCCATTTCAACGAGATCGTGCGGACCCTCCCCGAAGTGCTGGAGTGTAATCTGGTATCAGGTTCGTTTGATTACCTGGTGAAGGTGATTGTGCGCGATATGGACCATTACAACCGGTTTTATCAGGAAGAGTTTTCGGTCATTGCCGGGGTGCAGCACATCAGCAGTTTTTTTGTGATGGATGAGGTGAAAAACACAACCGCTGTCCCGGTAGCGCTGACCTAA
- the ald gene encoding alanine dehydrogenase, translating to MIIGVPKEIKNNENRVALTPAGVSELRKHGHTVYVQATAGEGSGFPDEEYVAAGATMLPTIEEVYGIAEMIMKVKEPIAVEYDLIRENQLLFTYFHFASSEELTRAMIAKGAVCLAYETVEKSDRSLPLLVPMSEVAGRMAVQEGAKYLEKPLKGRGILLGGVPGVKPARVLILGGGIVGTQAAKMAAGLGAHVTLMDISLARLRYLSDIMPENVDTIMSNEYNIREEIKQADLIIGAVLIPGAKAPHLITRDMLKLMRPGTVLVDVAVDQGGCIETCSPTTHENPTFIIDGVVHYCVANMPGAVPYTSTLALTNATLPYAMQLANKGWQQACRDNAELKAGLNVVEGKVVYKGVADAFGLPLVPVAELLQQEETV from the coding sequence ATGATTATTGGTGTTCCCAAGGAGATCAAAAATAATGAGAACCGTGTGGCGCTGACGCCCGCTGGCGTTTCGGAACTACGGAAGCATGGGCATACGGTGTATGTACAGGCTACTGCCGGCGAAGGCAGCGGTTTCCCCGACGAAGAGTACGTTGCGGCTGGTGCCACAATGCTTCCGACTATTGAGGAGGTGTACGGAATTGCCGAAATGATCATGAAAGTGAAGGAGCCGATTGCGGTTGAGTACGACCTGATCCGCGAGAATCAGCTTCTGTTTACCTACTTCCACTTCGCATCGTCGGAGGAACTGACCCGCGCCATGATTGCCAAAGGAGCGGTATGTCTGGCCTACGAAACGGTTGAGAAAAGCGACCGGAGCCTGCCCCTGCTCGTGCCGATGTCGGAAGTAGCCGGTCGGATGGCCGTGCAGGAAGGTGCCAAATATCTGGAGAAGCCCCTGAAAGGCCGGGGTATTCTGCTCGGCGGGGTGCCGGGCGTGAAGCCGGCGCGTGTGCTTATTCTGGGTGGCGGTATTGTGGGCACGCAGGCCGCTAAAATGGCCGCCGGTCTGGGTGCTCACGTGACCCTGATGGACATCAGCCTGGCCCGGTTGCGGTACCTGTCGGATATTATGCCCGAAAACGTCGACACCATCATGTCGAACGAGTACAACATCCGGGAAGAAATCAAACAGGCCGACCTCATTATCGGGGCTGTGCTGATTCCGGGTGCCAAAGCGCCCCACCTCATCACGCGCGACATGCTCAAGCTGATGCGCCCCGGTACGGTGCTCGTCGACGTAGCGGTAGACCAGGGCGGTTGTATCGAAACGTGCTCGCCCACCACGCACGAGAACCCCACCTTTATTATCGACGGGGTGGTTCATTACTGCGTGGCCAACATGCCGGGTGCCGTACCCTACACGTCGACACTGGCCCTGACCAACGCAACCCTGCCCTACGCCATGCAACTGGCCAACAAGGGCTGGCAGCAAGCCTGCCGCGACAATGCCGAGCTGAAAGCCGGCCTGAACGTGGTAGAAGGCAAAGTGGTGTACAAAGGCGTAGCCGATGCGTTCGGTTTACCGCTGGTTCCCGTAGCCGAGCTGCTCCAACAAGAAGAAACCGTGTAA
- a CDS encoding NAD(P)/FAD-dependent oxidoreductase, with amino-acid sequence MPSILSIGAGIAGLAAARKLMQKGHTVTVLDKGRGVGGRMATRRMEQSRADHGAQYFTAHSPKFSVFVEELLLNSVAGIWPVAGPDNDRLPYIGRDGMSAIPKYLAQKLNVVTGERVVRLEKIDRAGAPGWRATAETGHTFEADQVLLSMPAPQVLTLLQDSGLDSTDIDLNALQAITYTPCIAVIAVLSAPTAIPKPGAFRPEQGPVAWVADNYQKGISPNQPSVTIQAGSAFSLAHFDDDLTTVGQTLLQSVVSVVSPDQVVSFQVHRWRYSLTETRHPEPFLRAHTDAPLLVGGDGFGPGNVEGAYLSGLAMAEALG; translated from the coding sequence ATGCCTTCAATTTTATCGATTGGCGCGGGCATAGCTGGCCTGGCCGCTGCCCGCAAACTTATGCAAAAAGGCCATACCGTCACGGTTCTCGACAAAGGTCGGGGCGTAGGCGGCCGAATGGCTACCCGCCGTATGGAACAGAGCCGGGCCGACCACGGTGCTCAGTACTTCACGGCCCACAGCCCCAAATTTTCGGTCTTCGTCGAAGAACTCCTGCTGAACAGTGTAGCGGGCATTTGGCCCGTAGCGGGTCCGGACAACGACCGGCTGCCGTACATCGGCCGCGACGGAATGAGTGCCATCCCGAAGTATCTGGCTCAGAAACTTAACGTGGTAACGGGTGAGCGGGTTGTTCGGCTCGAAAAAATAGACCGTGCGGGTGCACCCGGCTGGCGCGCCACTGCCGAAACCGGCCATACCTTTGAAGCCGATCAGGTACTGCTCTCCATGCCCGCTCCGCAGGTACTTACCCTGCTTCAGGACAGCGGTCTCGACTCCACCGACATCGACCTGAACGCCCTGCAAGCCATCACCTACACGCCCTGCATTGCGGTAATAGCCGTACTCTCAGCACCAACCGCCATTCCGAAACCGGGGGCATTCCGACCCGAACAAGGCCCGGTAGCGTGGGTAGCCGACAATTATCAGAAAGGTATCTCGCCCAATCAGCCGTCAGTCACGATTCAGGCCGGGAGTGCGTTTAGCCTCGCCCATTTCGACGACGACCTGACCACGGTGGGCCAAACCCTGCTGCAATCAGTAGTTTCGGTGGTTTCTCCCGATCAGGTGGTCAGTTTTCAGGTACATCGGTGGCGGTATAGCCTCACCGAAACCCGGCACCCCGAACCGTTCCTACGGGCTCATACCGACGCCCCGCTATTGGTGGGGGGCGACGGCTTCGGGCCGGGAAACGTTGAAGGGGCCTATCTCTCAGGCTTGGCGATGGCCGAGGCCCTGGGCTGA
- a CDS encoding NAD(P)/FAD-dependent oxidoreductase, with translation MSKQPILIVGAGMAGLSCAVYLQQAGYDTLVLEASDGVGGRVRTDVVDGFRLDRGFQILLTAYPEAERLLNYSALQLRAFRSGALIHDGPNGWMKLLNPLREPATVFQTLGSAVGTLTDKANILPLLRHTQALPLDELFRQQATTTLDHLREEGFSDQMIERFFRPFFGGVFLEDDLRTSSNFFDFCFRMFYTGDAAVPALGMGEIPAQVAARLRPGSIRLNSPVVRVSAGEVQLVSGEVLTAPAVVLAVDAAPAARLLGRPELPLTAFTHTTCTYFAMPEADKPAVKQGEKLLMLNTKRSGAVHNLAVMTDVSAEYAPAGQALVSVSTQGLDQVDEQTLTGRIRQELTEWFGESVSRWRHLRTYHLPQALPAYGPDKAHQPLQLADGLFQCGDQTAYPSLNAAMQTGREVAERIIAG, from the coding sequence ATGTCCAAGCAACCCATCCTTATTGTCGGGGCCGGAATGGCCGGTCTTAGCTGTGCCGTTTACCTTCAGCAGGCTGGTTACGATACCCTCGTTCTCGAAGCCTCCGACGGGGTAGGCGGGCGCGTTCGTACCGACGTTGTCGATGGATTTCGGCTCGACCGGGGCTTTCAGATTCTCCTGACGGCGTATCCCGAAGCGGAGCGGTTGCTGAACTATTCGGCCCTGCAACTGCGGGCGTTCCGGTCGGGGGCGTTGATTCACGACGGACCCAACGGCTGGATGAAACTCCTCAACCCGCTCCGCGAACCGGCTACCGTGTTTCAAACGCTCGGGTCGGCCGTGGGTACGCTCACCGACAAAGCCAATATTCTGCCACTGCTTCGGCATACACAGGCCTTGCCCCTGGACGAGCTGTTTCGGCAGCAAGCTACCACAACCCTCGACCATCTGCGCGAAGAGGGATTTTCGGACCAGATGATCGAGCGGTTTTTCCGGCCGTTCTTCGGGGGGGTATTTCTGGAAGATGACCTCCGCACATCGAGTAATTTCTTCGATTTCTGCTTCCGCATGTTCTACACTGGCGATGCGGCCGTGCCCGCGCTCGGCATGGGCGAAATTCCGGCGCAGGTTGCGGCCCGGTTGCGGCCCGGCAGCATCCGGCTCAACAGCCCGGTGGTGCGCGTAAGTGCGGGCGAGGTGCAACTGGTATCGGGTGAGGTGCTGACGGCCCCTGCCGTGGTCCTGGCCGTTGATGCGGCTCCGGCGGCCCGGCTGCTGGGGCGGCCCGAATTGCCTTTAACCGCTTTTACGCATACTACCTGTACGTATTTTGCCATGCCTGAGGCCGACAAGCCAGCCGTTAAGCAGGGCGAGAAACTCCTGATGCTGAACACCAAGCGGTCGGGGGCGGTGCACAACCTGGCCGTCATGACCGATGTGTCGGCCGAGTATGCGCCGGCTGGGCAGGCGCTGGTGTCGGTGAGTACGCAGGGACTGGACCAGGTTGATGAGCAGACCCTGACCGGGCGGATCCGGCAGGAGCTAACCGAGTGGTTTGGTGAATCGGTGAGCCGGTGGCGCCATCTGCGTACCTATCATCTTCCACAAGCGCTGCCCGCTTACGGTCCTGATAAGGCCCATCAGCCATTGCAATTGGCCGATGGCCTGTTCCAGTGTGGCGACCAAACGGCTTATCCATCGCTAAACGCGGCCATGCAAACCGGGCGTGAAGTAGCCGAACGGATTATAGCCGGGTAA
- a CDS encoding alpha/beta fold hydrolase, translated as MSSSATYVVREEEGFRYIDEGQGDVLLLLHGLFGALSNWDGVIRTFSTQYRVVIPVMPIYDMPMREASLEGLVAFIEKFVAYRNLTDLTLLGNSLGGHVGLLYTFKHPDMVKRLLLTGSSGLFENSMGGSFPKRGSYDYIAERVAYTFYDPKVATKELIDEVFEITSSIPKCMNIVQIAKSAQRNNVAKDLHKIDVPTLLIWGLNDTITPPEVAHEFNRLIKNSELHFIDKCCHAPMMENPERFNELLLDWLARHPIQTEENALA; from the coding sequence ATGAGTTCATCAGCAACCTACGTGGTTCGGGAAGAAGAAGGGTTCCGTTATATCGACGAGGGGCAGGGCGATGTCCTGTTGTTATTACATGGTCTCTTTGGGGCCCTCAGCAACTGGGATGGTGTTATCCGGACGTTTTCGACGCAGTACCGGGTGGTGATTCCGGTTATGCCTATTTATGATATGCCCATGCGCGAGGCCAGCCTGGAGGGCCTGGTTGCCTTTATCGAAAAGTTTGTGGCGTATCGGAATCTCACTGACCTCACGCTGCTCGGCAACTCGCTCGGCGGTCATGTGGGCCTGCTGTACACGTTCAAACACCCCGATATGGTAAAGCGCCTGTTGCTGACAGGTAGCTCGGGTCTGTTCGAAAACTCGATGGGCGGCTCGTTTCCCAAGCGCGGTAGCTACGACTACATTGCCGAGCGCGTGGCCTACACATTCTACGACCCCAAGGTGGCTACCAAAGAGCTGATCGACGAGGTGTTTGAGATTACGAGCAGTATTCCCAAGTGCATGAACATTGTGCAGATTGCCAAGTCGGCCCAACGCAACAACGTGGCTAAGGACCTGCACAAAATCGACGTACCGACGTTGCTCATCTGGGGCCTCAATGATACCATTACGCCCCCCGAAGTAGCGCACGAGTTCAACCGACTGATCAAAAACTCGGAACTGCATTTTATCGACAAGTGCTGCCACGCACCCATGATGGAGAACCCCGAGCGGTTCAACGAGCTTCTGCTCGATTGGCTCGCCCGGCATCCGATTCAGACCGAAGAAAACGCACTGGCGTAG
- a CDS encoding NUDIX hydrolase, translated as MMDYNQPTKNFQKEVAEQCIRYLSIDGVIFGFHQNQLNVLLLRWKGTNEWCLPGGFIKKTESVDEAAERVMQERTGLNELFLQQFYVFGAVVRYDQDAVWRKINLNVDADSWSERTISIGYYALVEHSKVVPTPDFLTEECRWWPLDEVPGLLFDHNHIIEVATRALRRQLNDQPISHLLPESFTIPELQRLHETILGHSLDARNFYKKMMASGMLERLSERRAGTPHKAPYLYRFV; from the coding sequence ATGATGGATTATAATCAACCGACTAAAAATTTCCAGAAAGAAGTTGCTGAGCAGTGTATCCGCTACCTGTCTATCGACGGGGTTATTTTTGGTTTTCACCAGAATCAGCTCAACGTGCTGCTTCTGCGCTGGAAAGGAACAAATGAGTGGTGTTTGCCCGGTGGATTCATCAAAAAAACGGAGTCGGTTGACGAAGCGGCCGAGCGTGTGATGCAGGAACGGACGGGCCTAAATGAGCTATTTCTGCAACAATTTTACGTATTTGGTGCAGTGGTTCGGTACGATCAGGACGCGGTTTGGCGTAAAATCAACCTGAACGTCGATGCGGATAGCTGGTCGGAGCGCACCATTTCGATTGGCTACTATGCGTTGGTGGAGCACTCTAAAGTGGTGCCTACGCCTGATTTTCTGACTGAAGAATGCCGTTGGTGGCCGCTCGACGAAGTGCCCGGCCTACTTTTCGACCACAACCACATTATCGAGGTGGCCACTCGGGCGCTGCGCCGTCAGCTCAACGATCAGCCGATTAGCCACCTTCTGCCCGAATCATTCACTATTCCTGAGCTGCAACGGCTGCACGAAACGATTCTGGGCCACTCGCTCGATGCCCGTAATTTTTACAAGAAGATGATGGCGTCGGGTATGCTCGAACGGCTGTCGGAGCGTCGGGCCGGTACCCCCCACAAGGCCCCATATCTGTACCGGTTTGTGTAA
- a CDS encoding glycosyl hydrolase has product MKRRQFLKKTSTAGLVALITPRGLVQFGQQAAEGGTLVERFQTPPHTARPQTWWHWMNGNVTREGITLDLEAMQQIGLGGFQNFDAGTGIPKGPVQYLSPEWLALKEHTIREAERLGLEFTMHNCPGWSSSGGPWITPELAMQQLTWSETGLTGGGPVQVVLPNPAAKLGFYQDVAVVAFPALPGEGALDKLAQSLILGNQPITPTQLTTGVALDTPTTYLQIALELAITISSVSFAGTRIGTGGGGFGGGPAVTVEASDDGTQFRKLVTGSLTDGVTVLEFGATAVRYIRLSAAAPVRLAQLSFSGATRLTDWRKKANYTFAGVAGMQPQTAPVLAESTIAPDSIIDLTSRVDKNGLLTWDAPAGRWTVLRIGYTPTGSLNRSAPDTGVGLECDKFSATAITFHFNKMMEQLLPTLKPLAKAGKVGLLIDSYEVGMQNWTPRFELTFGQRNGYPLFRYFPALTGRIVGSVDDTERFLWDFRRTQADLIADNYYGQFTALCHQHGLISYTEPYDRGPMEEMQIGARVDVNMGEFWNGLSSIFQNNWTMRRTTKLAASIAHINGQRIGDFQVVGAEAFTAEPESARWQEYPFAMKALGDKLFTEGLNRVIFHRYAHQPHPTAEPGMTMGPWGIHFDRTNTWWKPAKAWISYLSRCQSLLQQGLFVADIAYFTGEDGNGYALVNPENLVPPPPVGYDYDLINGETLLTRASVRNNRLTLPDGLSYGVLVLQDTKAMSLALLRKLRELVRQGLTVVGNRPERWLGLRGGANAATEFGQLVGEIWGTASATMPNRPGRGQVFGTQPLAPLLPKLGITPDVVVWSSSGDAPVTSIHRRIGNAEVYFLANQRRTTENLLVSFRVTNQQPELWDPDTGTIAPVGVYDLADGRVQVPLTLGPSGSIFVVFRSVAPARRIQSVLAGKTPILSTQPPRTQPTQRYDSVTNTFTLSFWAKPELNIMLTTRNFMEGIADPWTDNYAIYPASGQALYGVGHATCGLTVGRNGVAVWERGAGKPVLVLAAPTAISGWSHVAVVYQDGAPAVYVNGKLIEQGKKGTAIVHPALGQARLSDGASFYNGDMTEPQLNPEALTPERIAQAAAGTPPLPPEKRLIDMAATEKAGLLIWQNGRYTLLDSTGRDSVQNVSGLPKPIELTAPWTVAFQANRGAPAQVTLPKLMSLHRHSEPGVRYFSGTATYTQTFNMPGASLTANRRVILDLGRVEVIAEVRVNGKDLGTLWKRPYQLDMTDALKAGANTLEVRVTNGWPNRLIGDAQLPDADSFTAGAGAGGFASLSNGAIQTLPDWYKQGKPKPADGRVTFTTWKHYDKNAPLLEAGLIGPVRLHVGAWVAL; this is encoded by the coding sequence ATGAAACGTCGACAATTTCTAAAAAAAACCTCAACGGCGGGCCTTGTCGCGCTCATTACCCCGCGCGGTCTGGTACAATTTGGGCAGCAGGCGGCCGAGGGCGGCACGCTCGTTGAGCGGTTTCAGACCCCTCCGCACACAGCTCGGCCACAAACCTGGTGGCATTGGATGAACGGCAACGTGACCCGCGAAGGCATCACGCTCGACCTGGAAGCCATGCAGCAAATCGGGCTGGGCGGGTTTCAGAATTTCGACGCGGGCACGGGTATTCCCAAAGGGCCTGTTCAGTACCTGAGCCCGGAGTGGTTGGCTCTCAAAGAGCACACCATTCGCGAGGCCGAACGGCTGGGGCTTGAGTTCACCATGCACAACTGCCCCGGCTGGTCGTCGAGCGGTGGGCCGTGGATTACGCCCGAACTGGCCATGCAACAGCTCACCTGGAGCGAAACCGGCCTTACCGGGGGCGGGCCTGTGCAGGTGGTCCTGCCAAACCCGGCGGCCAAACTGGGTTTCTATCAGGATGTAGCGGTGGTAGCGTTTCCGGCCCTGCCTGGCGAAGGCGCTCTGGACAAACTGGCCCAATCGCTGATACTTGGTAACCAGCCCATTACACCCACCCAACTAACCACCGGCGTCGCCCTCGACACGCCTACCACCTACCTGCAAATAGCCCTCGAATTGGCGATCACCATCAGCTCGGTAAGTTTTGCTGGCACCCGGATCGGTACAGGGGGCGGGGGTTTCGGCGGAGGGCCGGCCGTAACCGTCGAAGCCTCGGACGACGGCACGCAGTTTCGCAAGCTGGTAACCGGAAGCCTGACCGATGGGGTTACAGTGCTGGAATTTGGGGCCACCGCTGTCCGGTACATCCGGCTGTCGGCGGCCGCACCCGTCCGACTGGCACAACTGAGCTTTTCGGGCGCTACCCGCCTGACCGACTGGCGCAAAAAAGCCAATTACACCTTTGCCGGGGTAGCCGGGATGCAACCTCAAACGGCACCCGTGCTGGCCGAGTCGACCATTGCGCCTGACTCGATTATCGACTTAACGAGCCGGGTCGACAAGAACGGCCTGCTCACGTGGGACGCCCCCGCCGGACGCTGGACAGTCCTCCGCATAGGCTACACCCCTACCGGAAGCCTCAACCGGTCGGCACCGGACACGGGCGTGGGCCTCGAATGCGACAAATTCAGCGCCACGGCCATTACGTTCCATTTCAACAAGATGATGGAACAACTCTTGCCTACCCTCAAACCGCTGGCTAAGGCCGGCAAGGTGGGTTTGCTGATCGACAGCTACGAGGTGGGTATGCAAAACTGGACACCCCGATTCGAGCTGACCTTTGGACAACGCAACGGCTACCCGCTATTCCGCTATTTTCCGGCGCTGACAGGCCGCATTGTTGGCTCTGTCGACGATACCGAGCGGTTTTTGTGGGATTTTCGCCGGACACAGGCCGACCTCATTGCCGACAATTATTACGGTCAATTCACCGCGCTCTGCCACCAGCACGGCCTTATTTCGTACACCGAGCCCTACGACCGGGGACCCATGGAAGAGATGCAGATTGGAGCGCGGGTGGATGTGAACATGGGTGAGTTCTGGAACGGGCTGTCGAGCATTTTCCAGAACAACTGGACCATGCGCCGAACCACCAAACTGGCCGCGTCGATTGCCCACATCAACGGGCAGCGCATCGGCGATTTTCAGGTGGTCGGTGCCGAAGCCTTCACGGCCGAGCCGGAGTCGGCCCGGTGGCAGGAGTACCCGTTTGCGATGAAAGCGCTGGGCGACAAGCTGTTTACCGAAGGGCTCAACCGGGTCATTTTTCACCGGTACGCGCATCAGCCCCACCCCACCGCCGAACCCGGCATGACCATGGGGCCCTGGGGCATTCACTTCGACCGGACGAACACCTGGTGGAAACCAGCCAAAGCCTGGATCAGCTACCTGTCGCGGTGCCAAAGTTTGCTTCAGCAAGGCCTTTTTGTAGCCGACATCGCGTATTTCACGGGTGAAGACGGCAATGGATACGCCCTCGTCAACCCCGAAAACCTGGTGCCGCCCCCGCCCGTCGGCTACGATTATGACCTGATCAACGGCGAGACTCTACTGACTCGGGCGAGTGTTCGGAACAACCGCCTGACCCTGCCCGACGGACTAAGTTACGGGGTGCTGGTATTGCAGGATACGAAGGCAATGAGTCTGGCACTTCTCCGCAAGCTGCGCGAGCTGGTGCGGCAGGGGTTGACCGTGGTCGGTAACCGCCCCGAACGGTGGCTGGGCCTGCGCGGGGGGGCCAATGCCGCTACTGAATTTGGGCAACTGGTAGGCGAAATCTGGGGGACAGCCTCGGCCACTATGCCGAACCGGCCCGGCCGAGGGCAGGTATTTGGCACACAGCCCCTCGCCCCACTACTGCCAAAACTGGGTATCACGCCCGACGTCGTTGTGTGGTCTTCATCGGGCGATGCCCCGGTAACTTCTATTCACCGCCGAATCGGCAACGCGGAGGTTTATTTTCTGGCCAATCAGCGCCGAACCACCGAAAACCTGCTGGTCAGCTTCCGGGTGACCAACCAACAGCCCGAACTGTGGGACCCCGACACGGGCACCATCGCCCCCGTGGGCGTGTACGACCTTGCCGACGGCCGGGTACAGGTGCCACTCACGCTGGGGCCATCGGGCTCAATCTTTGTGGTATTTCGGTCGGTGGCCCCGGCCCGACGCATTCAGTCGGTGCTGGCGGGCAAAACGCCCATTCTGAGTACACAGCCGCCCCGTACCCAACCAACTCAGCGGTACGATTCGGTGACCAATACATTTACCCTTAGTTTTTGGGCCAAGCCTGAGCTGAATATCATGCTCACGACCCGAAACTTTATGGAGGGCATTGCCGACCCCTGGACCGACAATTACGCCATCTACCCGGCGTCGGGGCAGGCCCTGTACGGTGTGGGTCATGCTACCTGCGGCCTCACGGTCGGGCGCAACGGGGTGGCCGTTTGGGAACGGGGCGCGGGTAAACCTGTGCTCGTGCTGGCAGCCCCCACCGCTATTTCGGGCTGGAGTCACGTGGCCGTCGTGTATCAGGACGGTGCCCCCGCGGTGTACGTAAACGGCAAGCTGATCGAACAGGGGAAGAAAGGAACGGCTATTGTGCACCCGGCCCTCGGCCAGGCCCGGCTGAGCGACGGGGCTTCGTTTTACAACGGCGACATGACCGAGCCCCAACTCAACCCCGAAGCCCTCACGCCCGAACGCATCGCACAGGCTGCGGCTGGCACCCCGCCCCTCCCGCCCGAAAAGCGACTCATCGATATGGCCGCAACTGAAAAGGCCGGCTTACTGATCTGGCAGAATGGTCGGTACACTCTCCTCGATAGTACCGGTCGTGATTCAGTACAAAACGTGTCGGGGCTACCCAAACCAATTGAGCTGACGGCCCCGTGGACGGTGGCTTTTCAGGCCAACCGGGGCGCGCCGGCTCAGGTTACCCTACCCAAACTGATGTCGTTGCATCGGCATTCGGAGCCGGGAGTCCGATACTTTTCGGGGACGGCCACCTACACCCAAACGTTCAACATGCCGGGGGCAAGCCTGACCGCTAACCGCCGGGTGATACTCGATCTGGGCCGGGTAGAGGTGATTGCCGAAGTGCGCGTCAACGGAAAAGACCTGGGCACACTCTGGAAGCGTCCGTACCAACTCGACATGACCGACGCCCTGAAAGCCGGGGCCAATACACTCGAAGTCCGTGTGACCAACGGCTGGCCCAACCGGCTCATTGGCGACGCCCAACTGCCCGATGCCGACTCGTTTACGGCCGGAGCCGGGGCGGGCGGGTTCGCCAGCCTGTCGAACGGGGCCATTCAGACCCTGCCCGACTGGTACAAACAAGGCAAGCCCAAACCCGCCGACGGCCGCGTGACCTTTACAACCTGGAAACATTACGATAAAAATGCCCCCCTACTCGAAGCGGGCCTGATTGGGCCGGTGCGGCTACACGTAGGCGCGTGGGTAGCCCTGTAA